Proteins from one Dermacentor variabilis isolate Ectoservices chromosome 1, ASM5094787v1, whole genome shotgun sequence genomic window:
- the LOC142573276 gene encoding uncharacterized protein LOC142573276 produces MTEANGIRTFPRQLLGTNPLYAAPRRRTSPAVFVGAGPVSSYKHHSHRARPTVFPRRSGLVALHRDPEVRFRDCGPRVGRISSVLLHVCHPPNVPHRRRP; encoded by the exons ATGACGGAAGCAAACGGCATTCGGACATTTCCTCGCCAGCTATTAGGCACTAACCCGCTCTACGCAGCACCTCGACGCCGGACGTCGCCTGCTGTATTCGTCGGAGCTGGGCCGGTCAGCAGCTACA AGCATCACTCGCACCGCGCACGGCCTACAGTGTTCCCTCGTCGGAGTGGCCTTGTGGCCCTGCACCGG GATCCCGAGGTCCGCTTTCGAGATTGCGGACCACGAGTCGGAAGAATATCCAGTGTGCTGCTCCACGTTTGCCATCCTCCTAACGTCCCCCACCGGAGGCGGCCTTGA